One Suricata suricatta isolate VVHF042 chromosome 15, meerkat_22Aug2017_6uvM2_HiC, whole genome shotgun sequence DNA segment encodes these proteins:
- the EFCAB1 gene encoding EF-hand calcium-binding domain-containing protein 1 → MSRKKLQKLTDTLTKNCKHFNTFEVECLINLFYKLVGDVTERQGMVIGIDRNTFRNILHMTFGMTDDMIMDRVFRGFDKDNDGCINVSEWIYGLSVFLRGTLEEKMKYCFEVFDLNGDGFISKDEMFHMLKNSLLKQPSEEDPDEGIKDLVEITLKKMDHDHDGKLSFSDYEQSVREETLLLEAFGPCLPDPKSQMEFEAHVFKDTDEFNDI, encoded by the exons ATGAGCCGAAAGAAGCTGCAGAAGTTGACGGACACTTTAACCAAAAATTGCAAACATT ttaatACATTTGAAGTGGAATGTcttataaatcttttttataaGTTGGTGGGAGATGTAACAGAGCGTCAAGGTATGGTAATTGGAATAGATCGTAATACATTTCGAAACATCCTACACATGACTTTTGGAAtgacagatgacatgataatggACAGAG tctTCCGAGGTTTTGATAAGGACAACGATGGCTGTATAAATGTGTCAGAGTGGATTTATGGATTATCAGTATTTCTTCGAGGAACtctggaagaaaaaatgaaat attgcTTTGAAGTGTTTGATTTGAATGGTGACGGATTCATTTCAAAGGACGAAATGTTCCATATGTTGAAGAACAGCCTTCTCAAACAGCCATCTGAAGAAGACCCTGATGAAGGAATTAAAGATTTGGTTgaaataactcttaaaaaaatg GACCATGATCATGATGGGAAGCTGTCTTTCTCAGATTATGAACAGTCTGTGAGAGAAGAGACCCTTCTGCTGGAAGCTTTCGGACCATGTCTACCTGATCCAAAG AGTCAGATGGAATTTGAAGCCCACGTTTTCAAGGATACAGATGAATTCAATGATATATGA